The window CCCGGCAGGTGAGCGGCACCGCCTGCTCCAGCGATGATCACTTCCAATTGGCGCTCTTGGGCGGTCTCCGCGTAGCGGAACATCCAATCGGGTGTCCGGTGGGCGGAGACCACTTTTTTCTCGTAAGGAATTTCCAGCTCCTCGAGAATCGAACAGGCGGCTTTCATCGTTTCCCAGTCAGATGTGCTGCCCATGATCACGCCGACCAGGGGGTGTGGGGGCAATGCGTCAGGTTTCACGGTGTCACGCTCCGCATCGGTTTCGATTTCGCATCACGGATTGAAATGCTGATTTCCTTAATTGATGATGATTCCGGATTGATGATTCATTGATGATGATTCCGGATTGATGATTCATTGATGATGATTCCGGGCCGCTTTTTTCCGCTGATATTCATTGACGGCTTCCCACTTTTCGCGAATGACCGACTCGTCCACCGGAACGCGCCGGGATGCCTCCCAACGGGCAATGCCGACACCGATCAAGGAGCCGATGATCAATGCCAGCAGGATCCACACGACAAACATGCTCGCTTCCTCCTTTCCGTACTGTATTATTTTATCACAAAAAGGGACGAGACAGGTAAACGTTGCGTTGCCCGAAATGTCGGTTTGAGGAATGATTTGATACAATATGTTTGTAACTGTTGATTTCCTGGGGAATAAGGGTGACGCAAGTGTGAACTTGCCGGATCGTTTTGGAGGTGAAGCGATTGAAAGATGAACAATTGGCCCTTTTTCAGGAGTTGACCGAGGCCAACGGCGCTCCCGGATTTGAGGGGCCGGTGCGGGAGATCATGAAGTCTCACCTTCAGCGCTACAGCGACCGGATCGTCTCGGATCGGCTGGGCGGGGTGTTTGGCGTCAAGGAGGGGCCGCCTGACGCCCCGAAGGTTCTGGTTGCCGGTCACATGGATGAAGTGGCCATGATGGTGACGCAGATTACGGAAAAGGGGTTTGTCAAGTTCCAGCCGCTGGGCGGATGGTGGAATCAGGTGTTGTTGGCGCAGCGGGTGCAGATCATCACGGAGCGGGGAGTGGTGCCTGGGGTGATCGGCTCCACGCCGCCTCATCTCCTGGATGAGAATGCGCGGAAGAAACCGGTTCAAATCAGCGAGATGTTCATTGACGTGGGGGCCGACAGCCGGGAAGAAGCCGAAACGATCGGCATCAAGCCCGGGCAGCCGATCTTGCCGGCGACGCCTTTTACCGTAATGGCCGGCGGAAAAAAGTTGCTGGCCAAGGCCTGGGACAACCGTTATGGCTGCGCGTTGGCGATTGAACTGATGCAGGCGTTGAAGGACGAGTCCTTGCAGGTCAGCTTGTACAGCGGGGCGACGGTCCAGGAAGAAGTGGGCCTGCGGGGAGCTGCGGTGGCGGCCAATCTGGTGGAACCGGACCTGTTTTTTGCGCTGGATGCAGGCCCGGCTGGAGATACGCCGGGCGTGCGGGACGGTTTTGGACGGCTTGGAGAAGGGGTATTGATCCGGATTTATGATCGTTCGATGATTTTGCTTCCCGGCTTGCGCGATCTCATCCTGGACGTGGCAGAAACAGAGAAGATCCCCTACCAGTTTTTTGTTTCACAAGGAGGCACCGATGCCGGAAGGGTGCATCTGTCCGGGAGGGGGGTTCCATCTGCGGTGATCAGCATTCCCGCCCGCTATATCCACAGTCATGTCTCGGTCATCCACCGGGATGACTATCAGGCGGCCAAACGGCTCCTGATTGCGCTCTTAAGAAGGATGAATCCGTCGGTGATCAAAGAGATTCAGGCATCCCGGACCCTTTGATGCGGCTGGTCATTGAGCAGGATCCCGAGCCGCGACAGCGCCTGGCACGCTTCATCGATGAGCGACTCCGACTCCGCGGCCACCGTATGCAAGTGGACGCCCCCGGTGAGCGAGGAGAGCAAGGAGGCCCCGGAAGCCTGAATGTTTTTCAGGAAGTGCTGCACATCGCGCCGGTTTTTCAGCATCAAAGAACCGCGAAGTTCTCCATATACGGGATGTTCCACGATGACATCCAGGACCTGAAGGCCGTGATCCACCAGGGTATTCAGCTCCGTTTCCGTTTCTTCCCACTGATGCTTGCAGGCGATCACCCGCGAACAGGGGTATTTTTCCTGCGAGATCTCGGCGTCGTGGTAGAGATACCCTTGCGGCGTGGCCAGAATGGGGTGCTTCGACGCCCTCAGCAGGGCGATATCCTGAACGATGACCTGACGGCTGACGTTGGCCAATTGCGCCAGTTCTGTTCCTGTCACAGGACTGGCCGCTTTTTTTAATTTTTCCAGTATCCATTGCCTGCGCTCTTCACCCGAGAATTTGTGCGTATCTTCCGCCACTTGCCATCCTCCTGACCATGAACTGCTTTGTCTCGTTTATTGTAGCACAATCCGGGAATGGGCATGTTGCGCGTGGAAAACCCATGTGGAAAACACATTTAAATAACATATATTTAACAAAGTATTCAAAAACTCGGCGCAACAATCGACGTAATTTTTGTTATAATGAAAGTGCGATCGGTTAAAAGATTGGAAACTGGAGATAATTATTATATAAAAACGAGAGGTGGAACAACCATGCTGAGTGAAGTGCAACGTTACACGCTGCAGAGAGACCAGTTGTTGTCCGAGTGGGAATCGGCCAGCGATAAAGAAAAACAGCAAATCGTCCTGAAGATCATGGAAATTGATGAAATCATGGAAGATTTGAAGAAAGAGCAGAAAAAGGCCAACTGAAACGACGGGCATGACTTGTCAGAAGTGAGGCTGCTCCCGAAGGTCAAACCTTTGCGGGCGGCCTCTTTTTTACGCGAGCCATTGCATCAACGTTCCGCCCAGGGCGCCTGTCAGCACCACGATCCAAGGCGGCAGGTTCCAAAAAGCGAGCATGGCAAAGAGGATCGCAGCAAGGGAGAAGTCCGCAGGGGTGCGAATCGAACTGACCCAGATCGGATCGTAAAAAGCGGCCAGCAAGATGCCGACGACAGCCGCATTCACTCCATTCATTGCCCCTTGCACGCGCGGTTTTCGGCGGATCGCATCCCAAAATGGCAGGGTGCCCGCGACCAGCAAAAAAGCAGGCAAAAAAATGCCGATGGTGGCGACACCTGCCCCAAACCATCCGCCCATGACTGCCCCGGCGTATGAGGCAAAGGTAAACAACGGGCCCGGAACGGCCTGAGCGGCGCCGTATCCCGCCAAGAATGCTTCACGGCTCATCCAACCGGAAGGAATGAGTTCCCTTTCGAGTAATGGCAATACGACATGCCCGCCGCCAAAGACCAGCGAACCTGCCCGGTAAAAGCTGTCAAAAACAGCCAGCCAGTGTAAGGAAGTGAGATGATGCAAGAGCGGCAGGAGAAACAGCAGGATGAAAAAGAGGGACAGGTGGACGATGGCGGTGGAGCGGCGAACCGGAACGCGCATCAGGGCCTCGCCGCTTGTGTTTTTGACGTCGCGGTTTCTGTAAAGAACGATCCCTGCCGCCCCGGCGAGGATGATCAGCGCGACGTGGCTGAATGCGCTTGGCCATATCAACGTCGTCACGCCCACGCCGATGGCCAGCGTGATGCGGGCGCGATCGGGCGTCAGTTTTTGCCCCATGCCCAGGATGGCTTGGGCCACGACAGCCACGGCGACAATTTTCAAGCCGTGTATCCAGCCGGTGTTTGCCGCGTCAACGTTTTGAAAAAACAGCGCAAACAGAATCAACGCCAAAGCGGATGGGAGGGTAAAGCCTAGCCAGGCGGCAATCCCGCCCGGCAGTCCGGCACGCATGATCCCGATGCCGATCCCGACCTGGCTGCTTGCGGGCCCGGGAAGGAATTGGCAAAGCGAGACGAGGTCCGCGTAACTGCGCTCGTCCAGCCACTTTTTGCGCCGGATGTATTCTTCGTGAAAATAACCGAGATGCGCGATCGGACCGCCGAACGAGGTGAGGCCAAGCTTCGTGGACACGATGAAAACTTCGAGAAGGGATGGCCATTTTTTCCTCTGCATGATATCATTTTCCCTCCACTGACGCCCATTCTTCCAGTTTTTTATCGGAAGGCAGGAACAGGGAGACGATGCCCAAGAGCGGCAGAAAACCGCAGCCGATCATCACAGTTTTTACCCCAAGCCAGTCTACCAGTCCGCCCAGGGCGACCGAGCCCAGCGCTCCCATGCCGAAGGCAAAGCCGATGATCAGCCCCGAGACGGTCCCCACCTTGCCGGGTACCAGATCCTGCGCGTAGACCACCGTCACCGAAAAGCTGGAGAGGACGATAAATCCGATGACGAGCGACAACGGATAGGCCCAGAAGGCATTGACGTGCGGCAGGAGCAGGGACAGCGGCGCAGAACCCAGCATCGAGAAGAGGATCATGTTCCGTCTGCCGAAACGATCGGCGAGCGGCCCGCCCAAAAAGGTGCCCAGTGCGCCCGCAGCCAGGAACAGAAAGATGTAGAGTTGCGCTTCCTTAACCGTCGTGCCGTACTGCTCGATGAGGTAGAACGGATAAAAGTTGGTAATGCCGGCGTGATACCATGAACGGACGAAGACAAACGCGATCAAGAGCGACATGGCCAGCCGCAGCTTGCGCCGGTGCGCGGATGCGTTTTGCAGATCAGCCTCCGGGGAAGGGTTGGCCGCTGTTTTTTTCTTCATTTGTTCCAGCCGGTGCATCTGTGTCCTGTACCAGGAGGCGATGTACATCATCACGAGGATGGCGATGCCCGCCGGGATGGCGAACCAGATGGCTCCGAATTGCCCAAGATTGACGAAGACGAGGGCTGTCATCACAGGCGCCAGCGATTGGCCGCTGTTTCCGCCGACCTGGAAGATGGATTGGCCGAGGCCTCGCCGCTGGCCGCTGCTGAGGTAGGCCACGCGGGAGCCTTCCGGGTGAAAGACGGCTGAGCCCAGGCCGACCAGGATCACCGAAGCCAGAACAAAACTGAAATTGGGCGCAAACGCCAGGCCAATCATCCCGCACATGGTGAAAAACATGCCGATCGGCAGCATGTAAGGGGAGGGGTGCCTGTCTGTGTACCATCCGACCACCGGTTGCATGATCGATGCGGTCATGTTGAGCGCAAAGGCGACGAGCCCCAGTTGCAGGTAAGTCAGGTGCATCGATTCCCGCAGGATCGGAAAGATGGCGGGGATCACCGCCTGAATGGTATCATTGAACAGGTGGACCAGGCTGATGGCCAGCAAAATGTTGTACAGTGTGGGTTTGACCGCCGGGTCCGGCTTTGCCGCAACTTCCAAGCCGATTCTCCTCTCTGCGGAAGGTTTCTCTGTATCATGGTTTTTCTGTATGCTTTTTTTCGCCGCACGAACAAAAGAAGATAGTTTCATTGTATCACGACTGGTGAAGCGTGTCTTGCAAGTTGTTTCGCGAAAACGGACGAAGGTGATAGGATGCTGACGAAGCTTCCCTCAGAGTTCATCAAGCGGATGGAACACTGGCTGGGAAATGATGCGGAGCCCTTTTTTCGCGTCTATCGGGAGGAACGGGTTTATGGCCTGCGGATCAATCCGCTCAAGATCACGCCTCAGGAGTGGCTGGCCCGAAGCCCTTTCCCGCTGGAGCCGGTGCCGTGGTGCCCGACGGGGTTTTATTATCCGGGAACCGACCGCCCAGGCAAGCACCCCTACCATGCCGCCGGAGTGTATTACATCCAGGAACCGAGCGCGATGGCGGTGGTGGAAGTGCTGGGCGTGCAGCCTGGTGAAAAGGTCCTGGATCTGGCTGCCGCCCCAGGAGGGAAAGCAACCCAAGCGGGAGCGGCGCTGCGGGGAGAGGGACTGCTGGTGGCCAACGATATTCATCCGGAAAGGGCGAAGGTGCTTTCAGAGAACGTGGAACGCATGGGACTGCGGAATGTGCTGGTGACCAGTGAGTCGCCGGAGCGGTTGGCGGCCCGCTTTCCCGCTTTTTTTGACAAGATCATTGTTGATGCTCCCTGTTCGGGGGAGGGGATGTTCCGCAAAGATCCGGATGCGCGTGGCGCTTGGTCTTTGGCTCATATCCGCCTCTATGCGGAGCTTCAGGACAAAATCCTGGCCGCGGCGGCGAACATGCTAAAACCAGGCGGGAAAATGGTGTACTCCACATGCACGTTTGCGCCGGAGGAAAACGAGGGGACGGTGGCCCGCTTTCTTGACCGCCACGGCGATTTCCGTCTGGTGGCGCATCATCTGGCGGATCATTTTGATCCGGGTTGCCCCCAGTGGTGGAACGGCAGAGAGGAACTGGCGCTTTGTTCCCGCCTCTGGCCGCACCGCCTGCGAGGGGAGGGACATTTCATCGCGTTATTGGAGCGCAGCGGGGATGCCCATCCGGGAGAAGCCTTGGCATGGAAGGAAAAAAGAAAGGGGCGCAAATCTCAGCCAAGGTATCCAGGATTGTCCTATCAGGAGGCATGGAAGCGCTTTGCGGAATTTGCACGGGAATACTTGACGCTGGATCCGGAACAGTTGGCCGCGCCGGAGCGGCTCTGTCTGTATAAAGACCAAGTGTACGTGCTGCCGGATGTCCAAGGCGTGGATTTGGCCGCTTTCATGCCAGGCTTCCGGATCTTGCGGCCGGGCTTGCATCTGGGAACGTTGAAAAAGGAACGCCTGGAGCCGGCGCATGCCCTCTCGCTGGCTCTCGCGCCGGCCGATGTCAGGCAACGGTATGAGCTGTCCCTGGAAACGGCAGGGGGGCAGCCGGAAGCGATTCGGTATTTGCGCGGCGAGAGCCTGCTTCTCCAGGAAGCGGGGGAAGGTTTTTCCGGATGGGTCCTGCTTGTCGCGGACGGTTTTCCGTTGGGATGGGGAAAGGCCAGCAACGGACAGATCAAGAACCGCTATCCCAAGGGCCGGCGTTGGTTTGCTGAAAGTTGACACCCACCAGGGCTCGTTTTATTGTAGTAGTTGGAGTGTGCTGAAAGGAATGACGGGAATGACACTTTCCAATGTGGGTGTCAGTGCATCGCGACAACTGGGCGCTTTGTTGCTGAGGGGAAGGGAGCTGGCCAGGTGCAAGGGGGAGGCGGTGCTGGTTGGCGGAACGGTTCCCGTCCCGGAGCCGGTTGATCCCATCTCCCTGTTTGGCAAGGGATGGGTACGGAACGAGAAGGTGTTCTTTTGGGCCAAGGCAGGGGGCCGCTTTGGCCTGGTAGGCCTGGGGCAGGCGGCTGCCATGGAAGAGCATGGCCAAGATGAAGGAGATGAAGCGGACCGCGTTGTAAACGCAGATCGTTGTGAGAAGTTGTTCCGAAGCTGGCAAAAGTGGCTGTCGGCGGGACTGAGGGAAGGCCCGAGAGAGCCGGGCTTAGGACCTGTCCTGCTTGGCGGCTTTTCGTTTGATCCGCTCAAAGCGAGCAGTCCGTTGTGGCGGGATTTTCCGGGCGTCTGTTTTGTCCTGCCGGAATACCTGTATACCTGGCGGGAAGATCAGGGGTGGTTGTCTGTCAACCGGTTCGTATTGCCTCAGGATGAGGAAACGGAGCTGATGGCCTGGGCCGAACAAGGCTGGCGCTGGGTGCAGGAAGGCGACCTGCGGCAGCCGTCAGGGATGCATGGGGGGTTGGCAGATGGCGCGCCGGCGCATGGGACAGCGGCTGACATGCAGGATGCGCGTGCCGATCTGCAGGAATGGCTGCAAGGCCGCGGCCTGTCCGTTCATGAAAGGGATCCGGAAACCTGGAAACGGGCTGTCAGACAGGTGGCCAAAGAGATACGGGATGGACATCTGAAAAAAGTGGTCCTGGCGCGGGATTTGGTTCTGAAAGCGGAACAGCCGTTTTTCCCGGCGGTGATCTTAGAGGCGCTGCGACAGCGCCAGGGGCGTGACTGTTACCTGTTTGCTGTCCGCCGCGGCGCAAGTTGTTTTCTCGGAGCGACACCCGAGCGGCTGGTGGAAGTGGAAAGG is drawn from Bacillus thermozeamaize and contains these coding sequences:
- a CDS encoding peptidase M28, translating into MKDEQLALFQELTEANGAPGFEGPVREIMKSHLQRYSDRIVSDRLGGVFGVKEGPPDAPKVLVAGHMDEVAMMVTQITEKGFVKFQPLGGWWNQVLLAQRVQIITERGVVPGVIGSTPPHLLDENARKKPVQISEMFIDVGADSREEAETIGIKPGQPILPATPFTVMAGGKKLLAKAWDNRYGCALAIELMQALKDESLQVSLYSGATVQEEVGLRGAAVAANLVEPDLFFALDAGPAGDTPGVRDGFGRLGEGVLIRIYDRSMILLPGLRDLILDVAETEKIPYQFFVSQGGTDAGRVHLSGRGVPSAVISIPARYIHSHVSVIHRDDYQAAKRLLIALLRRMNPSVIKEIQASRTL
- a CDS encoding transcriptional regulator, whose protein sequence is MAEDTHKFSGEERRQWILEKLKKAASPVTGTELAQLANVSRQVIVQDIALLRASKHPILATPQGYLYHDAEISQEKYPCSRVIACKHQWEETETELNTLVDHGLQVLDVIVEHPVYGELRGSLMLKNRRDVQHFLKNIQASGASLLSSLTGGVHLHTVAAESESLIDEACQALSRLGILLNDQPHQRVRDA
- a CDS encoding ChrA protein; the encoded protein is MQRKKWPSLLEVFIVSTKLGLTSFGGPIAHLGYFHEEYIRRKKWLDERSYADLVSLCQFLPGPASSQVGIGIGIMRAGLPGGIAAWLGFTLPSALALILFALFFQNVDAANTGWIHGLKIVAVAVVAQAILGMGQKLTPDRARITLAIGVGVTTLIWPSAFSHVALIILAGAAGIVLYRNRDVKNTSGEALMRVPVRRSTAIVHLSLFFILLFLLPLLHHLTSLHWLAVFDSFYRAGSLVFGGGHVVLPLLERELIPSGWMSREAFLAGYGAAQAVPGPLFTFASYAGAVMGGWFGAGVATIGIFLPAFLLVAGTLPFWDAIRRKPRVQGAMNGVNAAVVGILLAAFYDPIWVSSIRTPADFSLAAILFAMLAFWNLPPWIVVLTGALGGTLMQWLA
- a CDS encoding Fosmidomycin resistance protein; this encodes MEVAAKPDPAVKPTLYNILLAISLVHLFNDTIQAVIPAIFPILRESMHLTYLQLGLVAFALNMTASIMQPVVGWYTDRHPSPYMLPIGMFFTMCGMIGLAFAPNFSFVLASVILVGLGSAVFHPEGSRVAYLSSGQRRGLGQSIFQVGGNSGQSLAPVMTALVFVNLGQFGAIWFAIPAGIAILVMMYIASWYRTQMHRLEQMKKKTAANPSPEADLQNASAHRRKLRLAMSLLIAFVFVRSWYHAGITNFYPFYLIEQYGTTVKEAQLYIFLFLAAGALGTFLGGPLADRFGRRNMILFSMLGSAPLSLLLPHVNAFWAYPLSLVIGFIVLSSFSVTVVYAQDLVPGKVGTVSGLIIGFAFGMGALGSVALGGLVDWLGVKTVMIGCGFLPLLGIVSLFLPSDKKLEEWASVEGK